One genomic segment of Amycolatopsis sp. Hca4 includes these proteins:
- a CDS encoding cellulose binding domain-containing protein — MRAKAAAGKRVHLVDMYPSVAVSDLPDGIHPNAAGYSKMATTWYNALKAVPGSIGGDDPQPPAGGPCTATPRIVGSWNGGFQGEVTVTNSGTAAFTGWTAKFSLPSGQGITQIWGGTATGTGSVTVQNVAYNGALGAGASTTFGFLVSGPGAASLGAATCTSP; from the coding sequence ATGCGGGCCAAGGCCGCCGCCGGCAAGCGCGTCCACCTGGTCGACATGTACCCCTCGGTGGCCGTCTCGGACCTGCCGGACGGCATCCACCCCAACGCCGCCGGCTACAGCAAGATGGCCACCACCTGGTACAACGCGCTGAAGGCGGTGCCCGGCAGCATCGGCGGCGACGACCCGCAGCCCCCGGCGGGCGGCCCGTGCACCGCGACCCCGCGGATCGTGGGCAGCTGGAACGGCGGCTTCCAGGGCGAGGTGACCGTCACCAACAGCGGCACCGCGGCCTTCACCGGGTGGACCGCGAAGTTCAGCCTGCCCAGCGGCCAGGGCATCACCCAGATCTGGGGCGGCACGGCGACCGGCACCGGCTCGGTGACCGTGCAGAACGTCGCCTACAACGGCGCGCTCGGCGCCGGCGCCTCGACGACCTTCGGCTTCCTCGTGTCCGGACCCGGCGCGGCGAGCCTCGGCGCGGCCACGTGCACCAGCCCGTGA
- a CDS encoding endo-1,4-beta-xylanase produces the protein MKMTSRSFSRAAAASAFLATSLGVSLVLAHSAAGAASTLGAAAAQSGRYFGAAVAAGKLGDSTYVNILNREFNMVTPENEMKWDATEPNRGQFNYSGGDRILNQAVSTGKRVRGHALLWYQQEPGWAQRMEGSDLRSAMMNHVTQVATHYKGQIYAWDVVNEAFADGGSGGRRDSNLQRTGNDWIEAAFRAARAADPNAKLCYNDYNTDGVNAKSTGVYNMVKDFKSRGVPIDCVGFQSHLSGNPPGDYQANLQRFADLGVEVQITELDISGSNQANAYAAVTRACVAVARCAGITTWGIRDTDSWRTGENPLLFDGNGNKKAAYNSVLDALNSATPTTPTTPTTPTTPTTPTTPTTPTTPTTPTTPNPSGCTASVTLNQWNGGFVANLKVTAGSTALNGWRVTTNLPGGAAVTNGWSATNSGTTGSVTWSNVSYNGSVAAGQSTEFGFQGTGSADGITATCAAS, from the coding sequence ATGAAGATGACATCGCGGTCGTTCTCCCGAGCCGCGGCAGCTTCGGCTTTCCTGGCCACGTCGCTCGGGGTTTCGCTGGTCCTCGCCCACTCGGCGGCCGGCGCGGCCTCCACGCTGGGCGCGGCAGCGGCCCAGAGCGGCCGGTACTTCGGCGCCGCCGTCGCGGCCGGGAAACTCGGCGACTCGACCTACGTGAACATCCTCAACCGGGAGTTCAATATGGTCACTCCCGAAAACGAGATGAAGTGGGACGCCACCGAGCCCAACCGCGGGCAGTTCAACTACAGCGGCGGCGACCGGATCCTCAACCAGGCGGTGAGCACCGGCAAGCGGGTGCGCGGGCACGCGTTGCTGTGGTACCAGCAGGAGCCGGGCTGGGCGCAGCGCATGGAGGGTTCCGACCTGCGCTCGGCCATGATGAACCACGTCACCCAGGTCGCCACCCACTACAAGGGCCAGATCTACGCCTGGGACGTCGTCAACGAGGCGTTCGCCGACGGCGGCAGCGGCGGCCGGCGCGACTCGAACCTGCAGCGCACCGGCAACGACTGGATCGAAGCCGCCTTCCGCGCCGCGCGGGCCGCCGACCCGAACGCGAAGCTCTGCTACAACGACTACAACACCGACGGCGTCAACGCCAAGAGCACCGGTGTCTACAACATGGTGAAGGACTTCAAGTCCCGCGGCGTCCCGATCGACTGCGTCGGCTTCCAGTCGCACCTGTCCGGCAACCCGCCCGGTGACTACCAGGCCAACCTGCAGCGGTTCGCCGACCTCGGCGTCGAGGTCCAGATCACCGAGCTCGACATCTCCGGCTCCAACCAGGCGAACGCCTACGCCGCGGTGACCCGTGCCTGCGTGGCCGTCGCGCGCTGCGCCGGCATCACCACGTGGGGCATCCGCGACACCGATTCCTGGCGCACCGGCGAGAACCCGCTGCTCTTCGACGGCAACGGCAACAAGAAGGCCGCCTACAACAGCGTCCTCGACGCCCTGAACTCCGCCACCCCGACCACGCCGACCACCCCCACCACCCCGACGACCCCGACCACGCCGACGACTCCCACCACGCCGACCACGCCGACGACCCCGACCACGCCGAACCCGAGCGGCTGCACCGCCTCGGTCACGCTGAACCAGTGGAACGGCGGCTTCGTGGCCAACCTGAAGGTCACCGCCGGATCCACCGCCCTCAACGGCTGGCGGGTGACGACGAACCTGCCCGGCGGCGCGGCCGTGACCAACGGCTGGAGCGCCACCAACAGCGGCACCACCGGCAGCGTCACCTGGTCCAACGTGTCCTACAACGGCAGCGTCGCGGCCGGGCAGTCGACCGAGTTCGGCTTCCAGGGCACCGGCAGCGCCGACGGCATCACGGCGACCTGCGCCGCGAGCTGA
- a CDS encoding glycoside hydrolase family 43 protein, translated as MTAALCAMALLPGTAHADNPIVQHIYTADPAPLVHNGRVYLYTGHDEDGSTYFTMKDWRVWSSADMVNWTDHGSPMSLATFSWAKQDAWAGQAVERNGKFYWYVPVVNRATGRMAIGVGVADSPTGPFRDAIGRPLVENGEIDPTVFIDDNGQAYLYWGNPNLSYVRLNTDMTSYSGGINQIPLTTAGFGTRPNGGSRPTLYEEGPWVYKRNGTYYNVFAAKCCSEFIAYSTAPGPTGPWTYRGTVMPTQGSSFTNHPGVIDYKGGSYFFYHNGALPGGGGYTRSVAVEKFAYNADGSIPTITMTTSGPPPADTLDPYTRQEAETINWESGIETEPASEGGMNIGWIENGDNVKVRNVAFGAGAKTFTARVASAGSGGTIEVRLGSATGTVVGRCTVPGTGGWQTWTSVSCPVSGVTGTQDLVLRFTGGSGYLFNVNWWQFAA; from the coding sequence ATGACCGCGGCCCTGTGCGCGATGGCGCTCCTGCCCGGCACCGCGCACGCCGACAACCCGATCGTGCAGCACATCTACACCGCCGACCCGGCCCCGCTCGTCCACAATGGACGTGTCTACCTCTACACCGGGCACGACGAGGACGGCTCGACCTACTTCACCATGAAGGACTGGCGGGTCTGGTCGTCGGCGGACATGGTCAACTGGACCGACCACGGCTCGCCGATGAGCCTGGCGACGTTCAGCTGGGCCAAGCAGGACGCGTGGGCCGGGCAGGCCGTGGAGCGCAACGGCAAGTTCTACTGGTACGTCCCGGTGGTCAACCGCGCCACCGGCCGGATGGCCATCGGCGTCGGCGTCGCGGACAGCCCCACCGGGCCGTTCCGCGACGCCATCGGCCGTCCGCTCGTCGAGAACGGGGAGATCGACCCGACCGTCTTCATCGACGACAACGGCCAGGCGTACCTGTACTGGGGCAACCCGAACCTGTCCTACGTACGGCTCAACACCGACATGACGTCGTACTCGGGCGGGATCAACCAGATCCCGCTCACCACGGCCGGGTTCGGCACCCGCCCGAACGGCGGCAGCCGTCCGACACTGTACGAGGAAGGGCCCTGGGTCTACAAGCGCAACGGCACGTACTACAACGTGTTCGCGGCCAAGTGCTGCTCGGAGTTCATCGCCTACTCGACCGCGCCCGGCCCGACCGGGCCGTGGACCTACCGCGGCACGGTCATGCCCACGCAGGGCAGCAGCTTCACCAACCACCCCGGGGTCATCGACTACAAGGGCGGCTCGTACTTCTTCTACCACAACGGCGCTTTGCCGGGCGGGGGCGGCTACACCCGCTCGGTGGCCGTGGAGAAGTTCGCCTACAACGCCGACGGCAGCATCCCCACCATCACCATGACGACCAGCGGGCCGCCGCCGGCCGACACACTCGACCCCTACACCCGGCAGGAAGCGGAGACGATCAACTGGGAATCGGGGATCGAGACCGAGCCGGCCTCCGAAGGCGGCATGAACATCGGCTGGATCGAGAACGGTGACAACGTCAAGGTCCGCAACGTCGCTTTCGGGGCGGGCGCGAAGACGTTCACCGCCCGGGTCGCCTCGGCGGGCTCCGGCGGCACGATCGAGGTCCGCCTCGGCAGCGCCACCGGCACGGTCGTGGGGCGCTGCACGGTTCCCGGCACCGGCGGCTGGCAGACGTGGACGTCGGTCTCCTGCCCGGTCAGCGGCGTGACCGGCACGCAGGACCTGGTCCTGCGGTTCACCGGCGGCAGCGGCTACCTCTTCAACGTGAACTGGTGGCAGTTCGCCGCCTGA
- a CDS encoding cellulose binding domain-containing protein: MSRRRSRAAASALLAATGLAGAVLVATPAAHAAAGCSVTYTKTSEWQGGFGASVSITNLGDAIDGWTLTWLFTGGQQVGQHWNATITQSGTTVNAKNVAYNAAIPTGGKAEFGFNGSFTSANPTPSEFRLNGTLCTGGVEPTAPSTPTTPTTTPTTPTTTTTPNQPTTFTNPVLWQDFADVDIIRVGNAYYYSASTMHYSPGAPILRSYDLVNWEFAGHSVPKLDFGAKYDMSGGRGYVRGIWASFFNHRAGNDTYYWGGCIDFAKTYIYTATAVDGTWSKLSTIDKCYYDAGMLVDDDDTMYVAYGNTTLSVAQLSKDGKTEVRSQQVFQTPSNIGTLEGSRFYKRNGSYYIFVTRPANGQYILKASSPWGRTRSSRCCWTCRARSPAAASRTRAAWCRRRTATGTTWPSSTPTPAAACPRSPRSPGRPTAGRSSRRSAAAGARPTRNRTCRRHRARSSR; encoded by the coding sequence GTGTCACGCCGACGATCCCGGGCGGCCGCTTCGGCCCTGCTCGCCGCGACCGGCCTCGCCGGCGCCGTCCTGGTGGCGACCCCGGCCGCGCACGCCGCGGCCGGGTGCTCGGTCACCTACACGAAAACCTCCGAATGGCAGGGCGGCTTCGGCGCGTCCGTGTCGATCACCAACCTCGGTGACGCGATCGACGGCTGGACACTGACCTGGTTGTTCACCGGTGGCCAGCAGGTGGGCCAGCACTGGAACGCGACCATCACCCAGTCCGGGACCACCGTCAACGCGAAGAACGTCGCCTACAACGCGGCCATCCCCACCGGCGGCAAGGCGGAGTTCGGCTTCAACGGCTCGTTCACCTCGGCCAACCCGACGCCGTCGGAGTTCCGGCTCAACGGCACCCTCTGCACCGGCGGCGTCGAGCCCACGGCGCCGTCGACGCCGACGACCCCCACCACCACGCCGACGACCCCGACCACCACGACCACGCCGAACCAGCCCACCACCTTCACGAACCCGGTGCTGTGGCAGGACTTCGCCGACGTCGACATCATCCGCGTCGGCAACGCCTACTACTACTCGGCCTCGACGATGCACTACTCCCCCGGCGCCCCGATCCTGCGCTCCTACGACCTGGTGAACTGGGAGTTCGCCGGCCACTCCGTGCCCAAACTGGACTTCGGCGCGAAGTACGACATGAGCGGCGGACGCGGGTACGTCCGCGGCATCTGGGCGTCGTTCTTCAACCACCGGGCCGGCAACGACACCTACTACTGGGGCGGCTGCATCGACTTCGCCAAGACCTACATCTACACCGCCACCGCCGTGGACGGCACCTGGTCGAAGCTCTCGACCATCGACAAGTGCTACTACGACGCGGGCATGCTCGTGGACGACGACGACACCATGTACGTCGCCTACGGCAACACCACCCTCAGCGTCGCCCAGCTCTCCAAGGACGGGAAGACCGAAGTCCGGTCGCAGCAGGTCTTCCAGACGCCGTCGAACATCGGCACGCTCGAGGGTTCCCGGTTCTACAAGCGCAACGGCAGCTACTACATCTTCGTGACGCGCCCGGCCAACGGCCAGTACATCCTCAAGGCGAGCAGTCCCTGGGGCCGTACACGATCCAGCAGGTGCTGCTGGACCTGCCGGGCCCGATCTCCGGCGGCGGCGTCCCGCACCAGGGCGGCCTGGTGCAGACGCAGAACGGCGACTGGTACTACCTGGCCTTCGTCGACGCCTACCCCGGCGGCCGCGTGCCCGCGCTCGCCCCGGTCACCTGGACGGCCGACGGCTGGCCGAAGCTCCAGACGGTCAGCGGCCGCTGGGGCACGACCTACCCGAAACCGAACCTGCCGCCGCCACCGCGCCAGGTCGAGCCGATGA
- a CDS encoding DUF998 domain-containing protein: protein MDITLARPAGSARLTCLALAAPLWTTVALAQAATRDGFDLTRHPLSALGTGSLGWVQITNFVVAGVLVLIGAPGFGGAVSRLLAVYGAGMIAAGLLPPDAGDGFPAGTPAGPPSALSWHGYGHLAAGSVSFLALMAACYVLGRRFARAGNRRDAAFSVLAGTALLLGNAWAMSGGRAGSLTLAAGVITAMLWISAVAVRSR from the coding sequence ATGGACATCACCCTCGCCCGCCCGGCCGGCTCCGCACGCCTGACCTGCCTGGCCCTCGCGGCTCCACTGTGGACCACGGTGGCGCTGGCCCAGGCCGCCACCCGCGACGGCTTCGACCTGACCCGGCACCCGCTCAGCGCGCTCGGCACCGGCAGCCTCGGCTGGGTGCAGATCACGAACTTCGTGGTCGCCGGCGTGCTCGTGCTGATCGGCGCGCCCGGCTTCGGCGGAGCGGTCTCCCGGCTGCTCGCGGTCTACGGCGCCGGGATGATCGCGGCCGGTCTGCTGCCACCGGACGCGGGCGACGGCTTCCCGGCCGGCACGCCCGCCGGGCCGCCGTCGGCCCTGTCGTGGCACGGGTACGGCCACCTCGCGGCCGGCAGCGTCTCCTTCCTCGCGCTGATGGCCGCCTGTTACGTCCTCGGCCGCCGGTTCGCCCGGGCCGGGAACCGCCGGGACGCGGCGTTCTCCGTGCTCGCCGGCACCGCGCTGCTGCTCGGCAACGCCTGGGCGATGAGCGGTGGCCGGGCCGGCAGCCTGACCCTCGCCGCCGGCGTGATCACCGCGATGCTGTGGATTTCCGCCGTGGCCGTCCGCTCCCGCTGA
- a CDS encoding cupin domain-containing protein has product MVVIAKEDDLRIGSGRTARFEGGAYGSGVSFFHVHNTEGQGPDAHVHPYSETWVVLAGQALFRTADGEGLAGQGDVVVVGAGTAHAFRAVGPEPLRMMCIHASPRIEQDFLDDDAAAEAGVTF; this is encoded by the coding sequence ATGGTGGTCATCGCGAAGGAAGACGACCTGCGCATCGGCAGCGGGCGCACCGCCCGGTTCGAAGGCGGGGCCTACGGCTCCGGCGTCTCCTTCTTCCACGTCCACAACACCGAAGGGCAGGGCCCGGACGCCCACGTCCACCCGTACTCGGAGACCTGGGTGGTGCTCGCCGGGCAGGCGCTCTTCCGCACCGCCGACGGCGAGGGCCTGGCGGGCCAAGGCGACGTCGTGGTCGTCGGCGCCGGCACCGCGCACGCGTTCCGCGCCGTCGGCCCCGAGCCGCTGCGGATGATGTGCATCCACGCCTCCCCGCGCATCGAGCAGGACTTCCTCGACGACGACGCGGCCGCCGAAGCCGGCGTCACCTTCTGA
- a CDS encoding LuxR C-terminal-related transcriptional regulator — MPTAPTISPREREVLLALADRLTNAEIAERLYVSVRTVESHVSALLRKLDARDRRELAARAPGPATPAGLVTGTPRPPTSFVGRAAECDALVRLVAESRVTTVLGPGGMGKTRLAVAATEAAASHFPDGATFVNLVPSRPGSVLESVAAGLGVLPHPQQPLPDAVAAQLAGRALLVLDNCEHVADDVADVITALTSANPALRVLTTSRERLGVPGETVLQLGPLPAAAELFAERARAVDPAFDADPAQLAALCRELGGSPLNIELAAARVASLGIEALRAGLADDPLRVLATGRGPDRHKSLRSVIEWSHRLLDAEERTVLARVSRFRNRFALADAAALAPDLSLGAVSDVLGRLVDKSLVTAHREEGVWTLFDGVARFAREQLAASGEAVEVGVRHREWAARRARELTGRLGGDWRDGFDRVADDLRACVAEGEPAHDLTADLARLAYARGFLAEAVAHWRTAADRAPSAAVAAADLARAGSGVHLLTHARDHFDLLLVAAGRATGDPATRASCLAAAVVLAERFRGSGFITDPVPDAELDRLLAEAAEAPAAGVAVARAWRSGSGPQSVDPEAAERAVAAASGDPLLLSAALDARCTAQALAGRPDQAYRTTEERLSLVTTLDRTDPHAAVEVLDAFRAAITYAVATGALSDALALSRRAAGDPALAGHPYWGTSGLVTTLALTGRFAEALEAADELWRASLPRNATLGVPLLAAALAAGLSGDEPSMAAWRARAAAVAGVPTPAGSANLAPLDAFVRARVALHTGTGLAERLPEAGARFTPGRFNGYAAGVAAELAVVLDAPDAEEYLSRAEHHATHNTWTAAAVTRALARRNGDAELFAAAAKQFGELGAVFEAEAG; from the coding sequence ATGCCGACCGCGCCGACGATCTCGCCGCGCGAGCGCGAGGTGCTGCTGGCCCTCGCGGACCGGTTGACCAACGCGGAGATCGCCGAACGGCTCTACGTGTCGGTGCGGACCGTCGAGAGCCACGTGTCGGCGCTGCTGCGGAAGCTGGACGCCCGTGACCGGCGGGAACTGGCCGCGCGGGCGCCGGGGCCGGCCACCCCGGCGGGCCTGGTCACGGGGACGCCGCGGCCGCCCACGAGCTTCGTCGGGCGCGCGGCCGAGTGCGACGCGCTGGTGCGGCTGGTGGCCGAGAGCCGGGTCACGACCGTGCTCGGCCCGGGCGGCATGGGCAAGACCCGGCTGGCGGTGGCCGCAACCGAGGCGGCGGCATCGCACTTCCCGGACGGCGCGACGTTCGTCAACCTCGTCCCCAGCCGGCCCGGTTCGGTGCTGGAATCGGTGGCGGCCGGGCTCGGCGTGCTCCCCCACCCGCAGCAGCCGCTGCCCGACGCGGTGGCGGCGCAGCTGGCCGGCCGGGCGCTGCTGGTGCTGGACAACTGCGAGCACGTCGCCGACGACGTCGCCGACGTCATCACCGCCCTGACCTCGGCGAACCCGGCGTTGCGGGTGCTGACGACCAGCCGCGAGCGGCTCGGCGTGCCCGGCGAAACGGTGCTGCAGCTCGGCCCGCTGCCGGCCGCGGCCGAGCTGTTCGCGGAACGGGCGCGGGCAGTCGACCCGGCGTTCGACGCCGATCCCGCGCAGCTCGCCGCACTCTGCCGCGAGCTGGGCGGCTCACCGCTGAACATCGAGCTGGCGGCGGCGCGGGTGGCCTCGCTGGGCATCGAGGCGCTGCGCGCGGGGCTGGCCGACGACCCGCTGCGCGTGCTGGCCACCGGCCGCGGCCCGGACCGGCACAAGTCGCTGCGGTCGGTCATCGAGTGGAGCCACCGGTTGCTGGACGCGGAGGAGCGCACGGTCCTGGCCCGGGTATCCCGCTTCCGCAACCGCTTCGCGCTGGCCGACGCGGCGGCGCTGGCCCCGGACCTGTCGCTCGGCGCGGTGTCCGACGTGCTGGGGCGGCTGGTGGACAAGTCCCTGGTGACGGCGCACCGGGAGGAGGGCGTCTGGACGCTGTTCGACGGCGTGGCGCGGTTCGCCCGCGAGCAGCTGGCGGCTTCCGGCGAGGCGGTGGAGGTGGGGGTTCGCCACCGGGAGTGGGCGGCCCGGCGGGCCCGGGAGCTGACCGGCCGGTTGGGTGGCGACTGGCGTGACGGGTTCGACCGCGTCGCCGACGATCTGCGCGCCTGTGTCGCCGAAGGCGAGCCGGCGCACGACCTCACCGCGGACCTCGCCCGCCTCGCCTACGCGCGCGGGTTCCTGGCGGAGGCGGTGGCCCACTGGCGCACGGCCGCGGACCGGGCCCCGTCCGCCGCGGTCGCCGCCGCCGACCTGGCCAGGGCCGGCAGCGGCGTGCACCTGCTCACCCACGCCCGCGACCACTTCGACCTGCTGCTCGTCGCGGCCGGACGCGCCACCGGCGACCCCGCGACGCGGGCGTCCTGCCTGGCCGCCGCGGTCGTGCTGGCCGAACGCTTCCGCGGCTCCGGGTTCATCACCGACCCGGTCCCGGACGCCGAACTGGACCGCCTGCTCGCCGAAGCCGCCGAAGCACCGGCGGCCGGTGTCGCCGTCGCCCGCGCGTGGCGGTCCGGATCCGGCCCGCAGTCGGTCGACCCCGAGGCAGCCGAGCGCGCCGTGGCGGCGGCGTCCGGGGACCCGCTCCTGCTCAGCGCCGCCCTGGACGCCCGGTGCACGGCGCAGGCACTGGCAGGCCGTCCGGACCAGGCGTACCGCACGACCGAGGAACGCCTCTCCCTGGTCACGACGCTGGACCGCACCGACCCGCACGCGGCGGTCGAGGTGCTGGACGCGTTCCGGGCCGCGATCACCTACGCCGTGGCCACCGGGGCGCTGTCGGACGCACTGGCCCTGAGCAGACGCGCGGCGGGAGACCCGGCCCTGGCCGGCCACCCGTACTGGGGCACGAGCGGCCTGGTCACCACCCTGGCCCTGACCGGCCGCTTCGCCGAAGCCCTTGAAGCGGCCGACGAGCTGTGGCGGGCGAGCCTGCCCCGCAACGCAACGCTCGGCGTCCCCCTGCTGGCGGCAGCGCTGGCGGCGGGGTTGTCCGGCGACGAGCCGTCGATGGCGGCTTGGCGTGCCCGCGCGGCGGCGGTCGCGGGCGTACCCACCCCGGCCGGCTCGGCCAACCTGGCCCCGTTGGACGCGTTCGTCCGGGCCAGGGTGGCCCTGCACACGGGCACGGGCTTGGCCGAGCGGCTACCGGAAGCGGGCGCAAGGTTCACCCCGGGCCGCTTCAACGGCTACGCGGCGGGCGTGGCGGCCGAGCTGGCGGTGGTCCTCGACGCCCCGGACGCGGAGGAGTACTTGAGCCGAGCCGAGCACCACGCAACCCACAACACCTGGACGGCGGCGGCGGTGACCCGCGCACTGGCCCGCCGCAACGGCGACGCAGAGTTGTTCGCGGCGGCGGCTAAGCAGTTCGGGGAGCTGGGAGCGGTCTTCGAAGCAGAGGCCGGGTGA
- a CDS encoding PRC-barrel domain-containing protein — protein sequence MNPDRGPIDLGDALLDRQIVGEDGTVVGKVDDLELRAEGGTYVVDALLVGPEALADRIGGPIGRLLHHIGRGFRAQAPQRIPMNAVRRIEPTIVVTTAVAQATESPSEDWLRRHVIGRIPGANRASR from the coding sequence GTGAACCCCGACCGCGGGCCCATCGACCTGGGCGACGCGCTGCTCGACCGCCAGATCGTCGGCGAAGACGGCACGGTGGTCGGCAAGGTCGACGACCTCGAGCTGCGCGCCGAGGGCGGCACGTACGTCGTCGACGCGCTGCTCGTCGGCCCGGAGGCGCTGGCCGACCGCATCGGCGGCCCGATCGGACGGCTCCTGCACCACATCGGCCGCGGGTTCCGCGCCCAGGCGCCGCAACGCATCCCGATGAACGCCGTCCGCCGCATCGAACCGACGATCGTGGTGACGACGGCGGTGGCCCAGGCGACGGAAAGCCCGTCGGAGGACTGGCTGCGCCGCCACGTCATCGGCCGGATCCCGGGAGCGAACCGTGCGAGCCGGTGA